One genomic window of Entelurus aequoreus isolate RoL-2023_Sb linkage group LG07, RoL_Eaeq_v1.1, whole genome shotgun sequence includes the following:
- the LOC133653149 gene encoding pericentrin-like isoform X2: MDVLRLGGLRVSPLRHFDHKLEIRAEKYEQLRGRTNVTSCRSPARDDGTAQFTHRLKERRQAEFLKRRSRSPLDFKETRRGSSSPETFSGSSCSPHSSLNTNYRQVTTTMMMMKEDEASSSLGDVTMERGTHDTKHSANTSREEASVQTESGLVTVKESDVLQLQDYLQEALWREEAIKKKLEESTAQFLNSSNIIWKARCSEEVLRNRIKVLEVQLQACLQKFPKDATRKLVLQMKKQKVMYGEKTHKVTEEKHEAGQEALITAKVDVLKMQSLYEELKLTSENLRQQQDLRTDQLRQQQVQIELSRCREAALTEELVSQRQDMKELQFSMGLLEEYNQFLRDKEQNRGNVEKKDAMVQKSLEDEVKPEGVLMVERTLEEKEEISKNVDLEEQLLRTQEELSFKEKEFELLQTELHTMEQEFQSSQTRLSMCREELRQVSQRCDRPKRRVFWWNPFTMVVFFLLLLAGGGVILLWLQHLPFREQVVDIYSHMEKQLEEHFMLRTSPKRPGCFRHFDHLGGLSFPLLMCCLLMSVLL; the protein is encoded by the exons ATGGACGTGCTTCGCCTCGGTGGACTCCGAGTGTCCCCCTTGAGACACTTTGATCACAAGTTGGAGATCAGAGCAGAGAAATATGAGCAGCTACGAGGACGCACGAACGTGACGTCATGCCGGAGCCCGGCACGAGACGACGGCACAGCACAGTTTACACATCGCCTCAAAGAAAGAAGACAGGCGGAGTTCCTGAAGAGGAGGTCTCGGAGTCCCCTGGACTTCAAGGAGACTAGAAGAGGGTCTTCTTCCCCAGAGACCTTCTCTGGCTCGTCCTGCAGTCCACACAGCAGCTTGAACACAAACTACAGG CAGGTGAcgacgacgatgatgatgatgaaagagGATGAAGCATCTTCCTCCCTGGGTGACGTCACAATGGAGCGCGGCACACATGATACAAAACATT CTGCCAACACGTCGAGGGAAGAGGCCAGTGTTCAAACAGA GTCTGGCCTTGTGACCGTCAAAGAATCC GATGTTCTGCAGTTACAAGACTACTTGCAG GAGGCCTTGTGGAGGGAGGAAGCCATCAAGAAGAAGCTGGAGGAGAGCACAGCACAGTTCCTCAACTCCTCCAACATAATATGGAAG GCTCGCTGCAGCGAAGAAGTGCTAAGAAACAGGATCAAGGTGCTGGAGGTACAGCTGCAAGCTTGCCTGCAG AAGTTTCCAAAGGATGCTACGAGGAAGCTGGTGCTCCAAATGAAGAAGCAGAAAGTCATGTATGGGGAGAAGACCCATAAGGTCACCGAGGAGAAACATGAGGCTGgg CAGGAAGCGCTGATTACTGCAAAGGTGGACGTCCTGAAGATGCAGAGTCTTTACGAGGAGCTCAAGCTAACGTCTGAAAATCTCAGGCAGCAACAAGACCTCCGCACGGATCAACTGCGACAGCAGCAAGTCCAGATTGAA CTGTCCAGATGCAGAGAGGCTGCGCTGACAGAGGAGCTGGTGTCTCAGAGACAAGACATGAAGGAGTTACAGTTCAGCATGGGTCTTCTGGAAGAATACAACCAATTTCTCAGAGACAAAGAGCAGAACC GTGGCAACGTTGAGAAAAAGGATGCGATGGTTCAGAAGTCATTAGAGGACGAAGTGAAACCTGAGGGAGTCTTGATGGTTGAGAGGACacttgaagaaaaagaagaaatatCTAAGAACGTTGACTTGGAGGAGCAGCTTCTTCGCACGCAGGAGGAGCTCAGTTTTAAGGAGAAAGAG TTTGAGCTCCTGCAGACTGAGTTGCATACAATGGAACAAGAGTTTCAGTCCAGCCAGACTAGACTATCAATGTGCAGGGAAGAGCTCCGGCAAGTCAGCCAACGCTGCGACAGACCG AAGCGACGTGTCTTCTGGTGGAATCCATTTACCATGGtggtcttcttcctcctcctgctGGCTGGGGGTGGTGTCATCTTGTTGTGGCTGCAGCATCTGCCTTTCAGGGAGCAAGTGGTGGACATCTACTCTCACATGGAGAAACAACTTGAAGAGCATTTCATGCTAAGGACATCCCCGAAACGCCCAGGCTGTTTTCGGCATTTTGACCATTTGGGAGGATTGTCCTTTCCTCTGCTAATGTGTTGCTTGTTGATGTCTGTCCTACTTTGA
- the LOC133653149 gene encoding trichohyalin-like isoform X3 encodes MDVLRLGGLRVSPLRHFDHKLEIRAEKYEQLRGRTNVTSCRSPARDDGTAQFTHRLKERRQAEFLKRRSRSPLDFKETRRGSSSPETFSGSSCSPHSSLNTNYRQVTTTMMMMKEDEASSSLGDVTMERGTHDTKHSANTSREEASVQTDRSGLVTVKESDVLQLQDYLQEALWREEAIKKKLEESTAQFLNSSNIIWKARCSEEVLRNRIKVLEVQLQACLQKFPKDATRKLVLQMKKQKVMYGEKTHKVTEEKHEAGEALITAKVDVLKMQSLYEELKLTSENLRQQQDLRTDQLRQQQVQIELSRCREAALTEELVSQRQDMKELQFSMGLLEEYNQFLRDKEQNRGNVEKKDAMVQKSLEDEVKPEGVLMVERTLEEKEEISKNVDLEEQLLRTQEELSFKEKEFELLQTELHTMEQEFQSSQTRLSMCREELRQVSQRCDRPKRRVFWWNPFTMVVFFLLLLAGGGVILLWLQHLPFREQVVDIYSHMEKQLEEHFMLRTSPKRPGCFRHFDHLGGLSFPLLMCCLLMSVLL; translated from the exons ATGGACGTGCTTCGCCTCGGTGGACTCCGAGTGTCCCCCTTGAGACACTTTGATCACAAGTTGGAGATCAGAGCAGAGAAATATGAGCAGCTACGAGGACGCACGAACGTGACGTCATGCCGGAGCCCGGCACGAGACGACGGCACAGCACAGTTTACACATCGCCTCAAAGAAAGAAGACAGGCGGAGTTCCTGAAGAGGAGGTCTCGGAGTCCCCTGGACTTCAAGGAGACTAGAAGAGGGTCTTCTTCCCCAGAGACCTTCTCTGGCTCGTCCTGCAGTCCACACAGCAGCTTGAACACAAACTACAGG CAGGTGAcgacgacgatgatgatgatgaaagagGATGAAGCATCTTCCTCCCTGGGTGACGTCACAATGGAGCGCGGCACACATGATACAAAACATT CTGCCAACACGTCGAGGGAAGAGGCCAGTGTTCAAACAGA CAGGTCTGGCCTTGTGACCGTCAAAGAATCC GATGTTCTGCAGTTACAAGACTACTTGCAG GAGGCCTTGTGGAGGGAGGAAGCCATCAAGAAGAAGCTGGAGGAGAGCACAGCACAGTTCCTCAACTCCTCCAACATAATATGGAAG GCTCGCTGCAGCGAAGAAGTGCTAAGAAACAGGATCAAGGTGCTGGAGGTACAGCTGCAAGCTTGCCTGCAG AAGTTTCCAAAGGATGCTACGAGGAAGCTGGTGCTCCAAATGAAGAAGCAGAAAGTCATGTATGGGGAGAAGACCCATAAGGTCACCGAGGAGAAACATGAGGCTGgg GAAGCGCTGATTACTGCAAAGGTGGACGTCCTGAAGATGCAGAGTCTTTACGAGGAGCTCAAGCTAACGTCTGAAAATCTCAGGCAGCAACAAGACCTCCGCACGGATCAACTGCGACAGCAGCAAGTCCAGATTGAA CTGTCCAGATGCAGAGAGGCTGCGCTGACAGAGGAGCTGGTGTCTCAGAGACAAGACATGAAGGAGTTACAGTTCAGCATGGGTCTTCTGGAAGAATACAACCAATTTCTCAGAGACAAAGAGCAGAACC GTGGCAACGTTGAGAAAAAGGATGCGATGGTTCAGAAGTCATTAGAGGACGAAGTGAAACCTGAGGGAGTCTTGATGGTTGAGAGGACacttgaagaaaaagaagaaatatCTAAGAACGTTGACTTGGAGGAGCAGCTTCTTCGCACGCAGGAGGAGCTCAGTTTTAAGGAGAAAGAG TTTGAGCTCCTGCAGACTGAGTTGCATACAATGGAACAAGAGTTTCAGTCCAGCCAGACTAGACTATCAATGTGCAGGGAAGAGCTCCGGCAAGTCAGCCAACGCTGCGACAGACCG AAGCGACGTGTCTTCTGGTGGAATCCATTTACCATGGtggtcttcttcctcctcctgctGGCTGGGGGTGGTGTCATCTTGTTGTGGCTGCAGCATCTGCCTTTCAGGGAGCAAGTGGTGGACATCTACTCTCACATGGAGAAACAACTTGAAGAGCATTTCATGCTAAGGACATCCCCGAAACGCCCAGGCTGTTTTCGGCATTTTGACCATTTGGGAGGATTGTCCTTTCCTCTGCTAATGTGTTGCTTGTTGATGTCTGTCCTACTTTGA
- the LOC133653149 gene encoding trichohyalin-like isoform X1, which translates to MDVLRLGGLRVSPLRHFDHKLEIRAEKYEQLRGRTNVTSCRSPARDDGTAQFTHRLKERRQAEFLKRRSRSPLDFKETRRGSSSPETFSGSSCSPHSSLNTNYRQVTTTMMMMKEDEASSSLGDVTMERGTHDTKHSANTSREEASVQTDRSGLVTVKESDVLQLQDYLQEALWREEAIKKKLEESTAQFLNSSNIIWKARCSEEVLRNRIKVLEVQLQACLQKFPKDATRKLVLQMKKQKVMYGEKTHKVTEEKHEAGQEALITAKVDVLKMQSLYEELKLTSENLRQQQDLRTDQLRQQQVQIELSRCREAALTEELVSQRQDMKELQFSMGLLEEYNQFLRDKEQNRGNVEKKDAMVQKSLEDEVKPEGVLMVERTLEEKEEISKNVDLEEQLLRTQEELSFKEKEFELLQTELHTMEQEFQSSQTRLSMCREELRQVSQRCDRPKRRVFWWNPFTMVVFFLLLLAGGGVILLWLQHLPFREQVVDIYSHMEKQLEEHFMLRTSPKRPGCFRHFDHLGGLSFPLLMCCLLMSVLL; encoded by the exons ATGGACGTGCTTCGCCTCGGTGGACTCCGAGTGTCCCCCTTGAGACACTTTGATCACAAGTTGGAGATCAGAGCAGAGAAATATGAGCAGCTACGAGGACGCACGAACGTGACGTCATGCCGGAGCCCGGCACGAGACGACGGCACAGCACAGTTTACACATCGCCTCAAAGAAAGAAGACAGGCGGAGTTCCTGAAGAGGAGGTCTCGGAGTCCCCTGGACTTCAAGGAGACTAGAAGAGGGTCTTCTTCCCCAGAGACCTTCTCTGGCTCGTCCTGCAGTCCACACAGCAGCTTGAACACAAACTACAGG CAGGTGAcgacgacgatgatgatgatgaaagagGATGAAGCATCTTCCTCCCTGGGTGACGTCACAATGGAGCGCGGCACACATGATACAAAACATT CTGCCAACACGTCGAGGGAAGAGGCCAGTGTTCAAACAGA CAGGTCTGGCCTTGTGACCGTCAAAGAATCC GATGTTCTGCAGTTACAAGACTACTTGCAG GAGGCCTTGTGGAGGGAGGAAGCCATCAAGAAGAAGCTGGAGGAGAGCACAGCACAGTTCCTCAACTCCTCCAACATAATATGGAAG GCTCGCTGCAGCGAAGAAGTGCTAAGAAACAGGATCAAGGTGCTGGAGGTACAGCTGCAAGCTTGCCTGCAG AAGTTTCCAAAGGATGCTACGAGGAAGCTGGTGCTCCAAATGAAGAAGCAGAAAGTCATGTATGGGGAGAAGACCCATAAGGTCACCGAGGAGAAACATGAGGCTGgg CAGGAAGCGCTGATTACTGCAAAGGTGGACGTCCTGAAGATGCAGAGTCTTTACGAGGAGCTCAAGCTAACGTCTGAAAATCTCAGGCAGCAACAAGACCTCCGCACGGATCAACTGCGACAGCAGCAAGTCCAGATTGAA CTGTCCAGATGCAGAGAGGCTGCGCTGACAGAGGAGCTGGTGTCTCAGAGACAAGACATGAAGGAGTTACAGTTCAGCATGGGTCTTCTGGAAGAATACAACCAATTTCTCAGAGACAAAGAGCAGAACC GTGGCAACGTTGAGAAAAAGGATGCGATGGTTCAGAAGTCATTAGAGGACGAAGTGAAACCTGAGGGAGTCTTGATGGTTGAGAGGACacttgaagaaaaagaagaaatatCTAAGAACGTTGACTTGGAGGAGCAGCTTCTTCGCACGCAGGAGGAGCTCAGTTTTAAGGAGAAAGAG TTTGAGCTCCTGCAGACTGAGTTGCATACAATGGAACAAGAGTTTCAGTCCAGCCAGACTAGACTATCAATGTGCAGGGAAGAGCTCCGGCAAGTCAGCCAACGCTGCGACAGACCG AAGCGACGTGTCTTCTGGTGGAATCCATTTACCATGGtggtcttcttcctcctcctgctGGCTGGGGGTGGTGTCATCTTGTTGTGGCTGCAGCATCTGCCTTTCAGGGAGCAAGTGGTGGACATCTACTCTCACATGGAGAAACAACTTGAAGAGCATTTCATGCTAAGGACATCCCCGAAACGCCCAGGCTGTTTTCGGCATTTTGACCATTTGGGAGGATTGTCCTTTCCTCTGCTAATGTGTTGCTTGTTGATGTCTGTCCTACTTTGA
- the LOC133653149 gene encoding trichohyalin-like isoform X4 codes for MDVLRLGGLRVSPLRHFDHKLEIRAEKYEQLRGRTNVTSCRSPARDDGTAQFTHRLKERRQAEFLKRRSRSPLDFKETRRGSSSPETFSGSSCSPHSSLNTNYRVTTTMMMMKEDEASSSLGDVTMERGTHDTKHSANTSREEASVQTDRSGLVTVKESDVLQLQDYLQEALWREEAIKKKLEESTAQFLNSSNIIWKARCSEEVLRNRIKVLEVQLQACLQKFPKDATRKLVLQMKKQKVMYGEKTHKVTEEKHEAGQEALITAKVDVLKMQSLYEELKLTSENLRQQQDLRTDQLRQQQVQIELSRCREAALTEELVSQRQDMKELQFSMGLLEEYNQFLRDKEQNRGNVEKKDAMVQKSLEDEVKPEGVLMVERTLEEKEEISKNVDLEEQLLRTQEELSFKEKEFELLQTELHTMEQEFQSSQTRLSMCREELRQVSQRCDRPKRRVFWWNPFTMVVFFLLLLAGGGVILLWLQHLPFREQVVDIYSHMEKQLEEHFMLRTSPKRPGCFRHFDHLGGLSFPLLMCCLLMSVLL; via the exons ATGGACGTGCTTCGCCTCGGTGGACTCCGAGTGTCCCCCTTGAGACACTTTGATCACAAGTTGGAGATCAGAGCAGAGAAATATGAGCAGCTACGAGGACGCACGAACGTGACGTCATGCCGGAGCCCGGCACGAGACGACGGCACAGCACAGTTTACACATCGCCTCAAAGAAAGAAGACAGGCGGAGTTCCTGAAGAGGAGGTCTCGGAGTCCCCTGGACTTCAAGGAGACTAGAAGAGGGTCTTCTTCCCCAGAGACCTTCTCTGGCTCGTCCTGCAGTCCACACAGCAGCTTGAACACAAACTACAGG GTGAcgacgacgatgatgatgatgaaagagGATGAAGCATCTTCCTCCCTGGGTGACGTCACAATGGAGCGCGGCACACATGATACAAAACATT CTGCCAACACGTCGAGGGAAGAGGCCAGTGTTCAAACAGA CAGGTCTGGCCTTGTGACCGTCAAAGAATCC GATGTTCTGCAGTTACAAGACTACTTGCAG GAGGCCTTGTGGAGGGAGGAAGCCATCAAGAAGAAGCTGGAGGAGAGCACAGCACAGTTCCTCAACTCCTCCAACATAATATGGAAG GCTCGCTGCAGCGAAGAAGTGCTAAGAAACAGGATCAAGGTGCTGGAGGTACAGCTGCAAGCTTGCCTGCAG AAGTTTCCAAAGGATGCTACGAGGAAGCTGGTGCTCCAAATGAAGAAGCAGAAAGTCATGTATGGGGAGAAGACCCATAAGGTCACCGAGGAGAAACATGAGGCTGgg CAGGAAGCGCTGATTACTGCAAAGGTGGACGTCCTGAAGATGCAGAGTCTTTACGAGGAGCTCAAGCTAACGTCTGAAAATCTCAGGCAGCAACAAGACCTCCGCACGGATCAACTGCGACAGCAGCAAGTCCAGATTGAA CTGTCCAGATGCAGAGAGGCTGCGCTGACAGAGGAGCTGGTGTCTCAGAGACAAGACATGAAGGAGTTACAGTTCAGCATGGGTCTTCTGGAAGAATACAACCAATTTCTCAGAGACAAAGAGCAGAACC GTGGCAACGTTGAGAAAAAGGATGCGATGGTTCAGAAGTCATTAGAGGACGAAGTGAAACCTGAGGGAGTCTTGATGGTTGAGAGGACacttgaagaaaaagaagaaatatCTAAGAACGTTGACTTGGAGGAGCAGCTTCTTCGCACGCAGGAGGAGCTCAGTTTTAAGGAGAAAGAG TTTGAGCTCCTGCAGACTGAGTTGCATACAATGGAACAAGAGTTTCAGTCCAGCCAGACTAGACTATCAATGTGCAGGGAAGAGCTCCGGCAAGTCAGCCAACGCTGCGACAGACCG AAGCGACGTGTCTTCTGGTGGAATCCATTTACCATGGtggtcttcttcctcctcctgctGGCTGGGGGTGGTGTCATCTTGTTGTGGCTGCAGCATCTGCCTTTCAGGGAGCAAGTGGTGGACATCTACTCTCACATGGAGAAACAACTTGAAGAGCATTTCATGCTAAGGACATCCCCGAAACGCCCAGGCTGTTTTCGGCATTTTGACCATTTGGGAGGATTGTCCTTTCCTCTGCTAATGTGTTGCTTGTTGATGTCTGTCCTACTTTGA